gaattaaaatGGTTGATTGGTGTTGAATGTTGTTGTATGTTGATTTATGATGAATTGGTGATGGTTGGGTTCAATTATAATGATTGATAATGATATGATGAGGATAAATGATTTGTGAAATTGAGAAGTGAATTGTGTTGATATATGTAATGATAATGTTGATGATTTGGTAATGTAGTTGAAAAAGTGTTAATGAGGATTGATTATAATATgaaatattgatgttgaggttgATGATGAGGAATGGTAAAGGGAAATGTAGTAATCTTTGTGTAATATGACATATAGTATTAATTGTGATGAAGAATGGAATTTGGAATGGTTTGGTATAGCTTAGGTTGTGTTCTATGAGAGATTGTGGACGCTTTGAAATTGGGTAAAAGTTGGTTTTTAGTaaactttgtctgatcataacttttgcctcagTATCCAAAAACTGATAAAACTTGTctagaattaaagatctttgaaaaccctttaaatcgatataaagtttgtgaaatttagaattttgtaggagaagttatgatcattcaaagttggtattaaaatttgaaattctgcaaagttacTGAATTTTGTATTTTCTGGTATGTGCACACACACAGCCTTGTGCTTACGCACACTCTGCAAAAATTTAGATATGTGTGCACACACAGACCTGTGCGTCTGCACACGCAGAGGCAGGCAGTCTTTTCGCAGCGCTGGCACAGCTTGTGCGTGCACACACTAATGGGAAATTGCAACTTGTTCGTtcgcacagacctgtgcgcacgcacacgttgaGGAGGCCAGTCTGGTGGAGGCACTGGCACAGGTTGTGTGAGTGAACAGACCTTTTAAGTTTtgacacctgtgcgtacgcacacccctgtgcgtacgcacacttttaaaattttcctgggcgtgcgcacgcacacccctgtgcagaagcacacgccctgtttctcaaattttgctttgttttcaactatctCACCTTCCCGACGAGGTtataagcttctataacaccttTTTAAGACTTTTGGGCATAATTTTGGGATACGCAAATATGGGAAAAGATTTAAGGGTTTTAGACGCTATTATTTGGAAGTTTAGAAAACAGAAGACTAAGCTTCTGGCGTACTGAAGGTGGTTCAATATTATGTGATGAATGGTTGATGAATGAGGTGAGGATTAAGGAACTGTTGAGTTTGGAACTGTATTGTGAATGAATAGTGGTTGAAAAGAGTCGAGGACTTTGATGAAGTGATGGATCCATCTTGTactgaaaatgtttttgaaaaccACTACACTACTTTTTCATTGAGattatgagacgctatgcgTCCGGCAGGGGCCGAGGTTGGATCTCACCTGGCGAGGTAGCGGTGGCGGCGGCGTAAGGgcggtggttcgtcccgcttgtgcttagatgtgaggtCGGTGGCAATAGATCTCGCTCGCATCCCTTCAGATCATCAGAGCGTACAGGCGCAAAATCCTGGATagtgatccgagcactatatctcgggggttcccaccATGAATCCGAAGGGCAACATCTCCAtagagatgtgtcgggttggtagttgaaccgacaatgtgatatcacagccagtagggcaggcattcatcatgtgcattttctatctgtttgtatgctttgccgACTTGAGATTGTTTGCCTATTTGTATAACATGTCTAATTGCTACTTGAATTAATTGCTTATtatgcttctacttgtgttttcttGCATTGTATATAATTGtgctttctactgggattgaggagattcggaaggcggtggcgatgggatcgcatggaggataggttggtgaaggctgtgggacagcggtgtttAATTATAGTAGAAATCCTTTTGATATCTGAGGTTTGAAGTTTTCTTAAGGTTTCACATATTATGCTTTATTTTTTAGTAGGCCTTAAGATTGAATctgtgatggatatgaagtctaggattgcctctggcgtcccggggtcttatatcctacatcactgggcactgttaccatactgagaacttccggttctcataccatatttctgttgtatttgtcagatgcaggtcgcaacccaccttgGTGAGTTATCTGGTTAGTGACAGGAGTGGAGGATCCGGATACCTTTTTGGAGTCTTTTTGGTTTGTTTCATAATTGTCTCTCACTTCAGTATTTTGTTTtggcctagaggcttgtatttgagagagaacaaaacttgtataagccaTTTTAAACTTCAGTTTTCTGTTTGTCGGTACATttggctagccggcttaaactccgcgagccATAGCTAGTTTCTTATGATATTACACTATTCtactattattttgtttatatcaCATTTGTTCCTTATGCTTTAAGTTAGATGCTTCGTTAGTTTGTTTTGCGCTTTTGAATCCTGTTTTTGAACTTTAtccttcatcaggcttctagatAATATTATTCCTTCTATATATCATATGTATGAGCTTAGGACTGTCGTAATCCTTGATTAATCTTTGCTTTACGATGCGAGGTAAAGCTTAACCTAGTtggggtgttacatttagtggtatcagagcagttcgtcctcgtgagcctgagggatggaccgattgtgcttcattgcatactctgtgtGTCTTTTATTTGATGCTATTAGAATATATACTTGATATTtcatagcatgcttgtttgtgagtgcctgTTTGGGATAATTGAAATAATAggcttttgatattgagactgatcaccttgatatcgattgtttggtgtagaCGTACAGGAAACCCAATGGCCACTCGCGATGAGGTCGAGCACGTTCACGAGAAAGTAGGAATGAGCAACTGGTTGATAACTATGCCGAGTTCATGGTGGCAATGGCGAACCTGGCAAACACCATGGAAGCGAATGCTGCGGCGATTCTACAAGTTGTGCAGAGGTTAGCCCAACCGACCGGAAGCAGAAACGAAAATGGAGAAGGTGCTGAGGACAGCTTGAGAGGTGTTCCGAGAACTCTAACTGCTTTTCGGAAAGCTGACCCACCGGTTTTTAATGGTTCGGCAAACCATACGGAAGCAAACAATGGGTTCCAAGCGGTGGAATGTACATTGCTAACTCAACATGTACCGTATAACAAGTTCGTGGAATATGCGACTTATCAATTAGTGGGAGAAGCTCAACAATGGTGGCAAGGAGAGCGTCGAGTACTACACCAACAAAACGTGAACATTACCTGGGCATTATTCGAGGAAGCTTTCAACAAGAAGTATTTTCATGGGTCATTAAGGGAGGCCAGAGAATTGGAGCTCTTATAGCTGAAGCAAGGGTCCATGACTATAGCAGAATACACCAGCAAGTTCGAGGAACTCTGTAGGTCCTCAAGGATAAGTCAGGGTACTCCTGATTCTTATGAAGGATGGAAATGCATCAGATACGAAGTGGGGTTGAGAGAGGATATCAGGCGTGTTGTGACTCCATTGGAGATGAGGAGATTTTCTGAATTGGTGGGCAAGGCAAAGGTTGTTGAAGAATACGCAAAGACAGTAGCCTCATCAAGGAACACTCATGGAGGGAACACTAGTAAGGAGCATGACGATCACCTTGGACCAAGGGGACAGAACTTCAAGAAAGATGGACATACTCCACAACATCTGCAAGGTCAAGGGAATTTCAAAAGGAGCAACAAAGCTCAGTTTCATCAGGCGAAAGGAAATGATCGATGCTACAATTGTGGAAAACCTGGGCATATATCTAAGTATTGTCGCCATGGGAGGAACCGAGATAAGGGTCAGAATCAATAGTCAGGCCGTGTGTGTACTTTAGATACACGTAATGCAACAGGGTGGATCCTCCGACGAGAGGTAAGCGTATGCTTTGAGTATTATAATACCTAGACTTGAGGATAGCTTGGTTCTATCTTTTGCAAAGACGTCATTAGAGTTACGAGTGCTTAAGGTTTTCCTGGGAGTAAACCATGGGAAATGAGGATTCTAGTGGCGGTAGCCGGGGATTTTGGCCTTGTAATGACGAACGATCAGAgtggatgatgagcggataatttatacgctttttggcattgtttttaggtagtttttagtaagttcaagctacttttagggatgtttttattagtttttatgctaaattcacatttctggactttactatgagtttgtgtgtttttctgtgatttcaggtaatttctggctgaaattgagggacttgagcaaaactctgaaaaaggctgacaaaaggactgctgatgctgttggaatctgacctccctgcactcgaaatggattttctggagctacagaactccaattggcgcgctttcaacggcgttagaaagtcgacatccagagcataaataagactttttactagtgtattagttgtcttttgaccacgttacatctttggtctcagttttgtattattcttcatattaagaggctattgatcacgttttagggggctggccattcggccatgcctgaaccttttacttatgtattttcaacagtggagtttctgcacaccatagattaagggtgtggagctctgctgtactcaagtttcaatacaattactattactttctattcaattctcttctatccttattccaagatatacgttatacttaact
This portion of the Arachis duranensis cultivar V14167 chromosome 6, aradu.V14167.gnm2.J7QH, whole genome shotgun sequence genome encodes:
- the LOC107494098 gene encoding uncharacterized protein LOC107494098 produces the protein MANLANTMEANAAAILQVVQRLAQPTGSRNENGEGAEDSLRGVPRTLTAFRKADPPVFNGSANHTEANNGFQAVECTLLTQHVPYNKFVEYATYQLVGEAQQWWQGERRVLHQQNVNITWALFEEAFNKKYFHGSLREARELELL